One genomic region from Methanocaldococcus fervens AG86 encodes:
- a CDS encoding 4Fe-4S dicluster domain-containing protein, protein MKKIIMANYNCDNCGDCVKACMEKNKVGRIAIMEKDGKYIPIICQHCASAPCKEVCPVSAIEHKDGYVYLNEEVCIGCGLCALACPFGAITLDDKAYKCILCNGDEPACVKACSKRCLELVDVNELIFAKRDNSLNLFSKMTLPTQKTDNSLISKITVNAKVQP, encoded by the coding sequence ATGAAAAAGATAATAATGGCAAACTATAACTGCGATAACTGTGGGGATTGTGTTAAAGCTTGTATGGAAAAGAATAAAGTTGGAAGAATTGCCATAATGGAGAAAGATGGCAAATACATCCCAATTATTTGTCAGCACTGTGCTTCAGCTCCTTGTAAGGAAGTTTGCCCAGTTTCAGCAATTGAGCATAAAGACGGCTACGTATATTTAAATGAAGAAGTTTGTATCGGATGTGGATTATGTGCTTTAGCATGTCCATTTGGGGCTATAACATTGGATGATAAGGCTTATAAATGTATATTATGCAATGGAGATGAACCTGCATGTGTTAAAGCTTGCTCAAAGAGATGCTTAGAGCTTGTTGATGTAAATGAGTTAATATTTGCTAAAAGAGACAATTCATTGAATTTATTTAGCAAAATGACTCTCCCAACACAAAAAACAGACAATAGCTTAATTTCAAAAATAACTGTAAATGCAAAAGTTCAGCCTTAA
- the cbiT gene encoding precorrin-6Y C5,15-methyltransferase (decarboxylating) subunit CbiT, whose product MIPDSEFIRKERIPITKEEIRAVSIGKLNLNKDDVVVDIGCGSGGMTVEIARRCKFVYAIDYEEEAINLTKQNLAKFNIKNCQVIMGRAEDILNNLEFNKAFIGGTKNIERIIEILNKKGINHIVANTIVLENAVKIINELENNGYNVEAVNISVSYSKKIPSGHMFLAKNPITIIKAVR is encoded by the coding sequence ATGATTCCAGATAGTGAATTTATAAGAAAAGAGAGGATTCCAATAACAAAAGAAGAAATTAGGGCTGTGAGCATTGGAAAATTAAATTTAAATAAAGATGATGTTGTTGTAGATATTGGCTGCGGAAGTGGAGGAATGACAGTTGAAATAGCAAGAAGATGCAAGTTTGTATATGCCATAGATTATGAAGAGGAGGCAATTAACTTAACTAAACAAAATTTGGCAAAATTCAACATCAAAAACTGCCAAGTTATAATGGGGAGAGCGGAGGATATTTTAAATAACTTAGAGTTCAATAAAGCTTTTATTGGTGGAACAAAAAATATTGAAAGGATAATTGAAATTTTGAATAAAAAGGGAATAAATCACATTGTTGCAAATACCATTGTTTTGGAAAACGCTGTAAAAATTATAAACGAATTGGAAAATAACGGTTATAATGTTGAGGCAGTTAATATCTCTGTTTCTTATAGCAAAAAAATCCCATCTGGCCATATGTTTTTGGCAAAAAACCCAATAACCATAATAAAAGCGGTTAGGTAG
- a CDS encoding tyrosine--tRNA ligase — protein MDKFERIKRNTAEIVSEEELKEVLKKDEKSAYIGFEPSGKIHLGHYLQIKKMIDLQNAGFDIIILLADLHAYLNQKGELDEIREIGEYNRRVFEAMGLKAKYVYGSEFQLDKDYTLNVYRLALKTTLKRARRSMELIAREVENPKVAEVIYPIMQVNDIHYLGVDVAVGGMEQRKIHMLARELLPKKVVCIHNPVLTGLDGEGKMSSSKGNFIAVDDTPEDIRAKVKKAYCPAGVVEGNPIMEIAKYFLEYPLTIKRPEKFGGDLVVNSYEELERLFINKELHPMDLKNAVAEELIKILEPIRKRL, from the coding sequence ATGGATAAATTTGAAAGGATTAAGAGAAACACCGCTGAAATTGTTAGTGAAGAGGAGTTAAAGGAGGTTTTAAAGAAGGATGAAAAATCTGCATACATAGGTTTTGAACCAAGTGGTAAAATACATTTAGGACACTACCTGCAGATAAAAAAGATGATTGATTTGCAGAATGCTGGATTTGATATAATTATATTGTTGGCTGATTTACATGCCTATTTAAACCAAAAGGGGGAATTAGATGAAATTAGGGAGATTGGAGAATACAATAGAAGGGTTTTTGAGGCAATGGGGTTGAAGGCAAAATACGTTTATGGAAGTGAATTCCAGCTTGATAAAGATTATACTTTAAACGTTTATAGATTGGCTTTAAAAACAACATTAAAGAGAGCAAGGAGAAGTATGGAGCTCATAGCAAGAGAGGTTGAAAATCCAAAAGTTGCTGAGGTAATATATCCAATAATGCAGGTTAATGATATTCATTACTTAGGTGTTGATGTAGCAGTTGGAGGAATGGAGCAGAGAAAAATACATATGTTGGCGAGGGAGTTGTTACCAAAAAAGGTTGTTTGCATCCACAACCCTGTTTTGACTGGTTTAGATGGCGAAGGAAAGATGAGCTCCTCAAAAGGAAATTTCATTGCTGTTGATGACACTCCAGAAGATATTAGGGCTAAGGTAAAAAAAGCTTATTGCCCAGCTGGAGTTGTTGAAGGCAACCCAATAATGGAGATAGCTAAATACTTCCTCGAGTATCCTTTAACAATAAAAAGACCTGAAAAGTTTGGAGGAGATTTAGTTGTTAATAGTTATGAGGAATTAGAAAGATTGTTTATAAATAAGGAACTACATCCAATGGATTTAAAAAATGCTGTAGCTGAAGAACTTATAAAGATTTTAGAACCAATTAGAAAGAGATTATAA
- a CDS encoding 4Fe-4S dicluster domain-containing protein, whose protein sequence is MVVVNVGYCVGCRRCERSCPINGIIFNEYPIKCMHCDKNPCLYACPENAIERIDDKVVVIKDKCIGCGLCAIACPFGAIRIDGTAIKCDGCYKRDVEICKEVCPTGAINKLEKILCDKLCNSVDRLNKLYNIYGGINK, encoded by the coding sequence ATGGTTGTAGTTAATGTTGGTTATTGCGTTGGATGTAGGAGATGTGAAAGAAGCTGTCCAATAAATGGAATAATCTTTAATGAATATCCAATAAAATGCATGCACTGCGATAAAAACCCCTGCCTATATGCATGTCCAGAAAATGCAATAGAGAGGATAGATGATAAGGTAGTTGTTATAAAAGATAAGTGTATCGGATGTGGATTGTGTGCAATAGCATGTCCATTTGGGGCTATAAGGATAGATGGAACAGCAATAAAATGTGATGGATGTTATAAAAGAGATGTTGAAATTTGTAAAGAGGTATGTCCAACTGGAGCTATAAATAAACTTGAGAAAATATTATGCGATAAGTTGTGCAACAGTGTTGATAGACTTAATAAACTCTATAATATTTATGGAGGCATTAACAAATAA